The following proteins come from a genomic window of Catalinimonas alkaloidigena:
- a CDS encoding DUF1152 domain-containing protein: MSYSINQIPIFEELKESKSILLAGAGGGFDIFGGIPLYFNLKKQGKKVILANLSFTWLIETTSEQVFPFCYKIRSGDSDVSGRNYFPERYLKLWFGLQGENVEIYGFENTGVVPLKNAYTYLIKKHEIDTVLLVDGGTDSLMFGDEDGLGTPQEDVCSMAAVYRSGIKKQFLLSVGFGIDHFHGVSHFRFLENVAQLAKEGGYLGMFQLTKEMEEAHKYIEAVRFANEKMSGKESIVSNSIVSALEGEYGNQHRTIRTTGSELWINPLMTIYWCFDLRKVIRKIKYYDKIKDVNTIGEFNGKLSEYRNELSELRDKKQIPI; the protein is encoded by the coding sequence ATGAGCTACTCAATAAATCAAATACCAATTTTCGAAGAGTTAAAAGAAAGTAAATCTATTTTGCTTGCAGGTGCAGGAGGGGGATTTGATATATTTGGTGGAATTCCTTTGTATTTCAATTTAAAAAAACAGGGCAAAAAAGTAATACTTGCCAACCTTTCGTTTACGTGGTTGATAGAAACAACCTCTGAGCAAGTCTTTCCATTTTGCTATAAAATAAGAAGCGGAGACAGTGACGTATCGGGTAGAAATTACTTCCCAGAAAGGTATTTAAAGTTGTGGTTTGGGTTACAAGGTGAAAATGTAGAAATCTATGGATTTGAAAACACTGGTGTAGTTCCTCTGAAAAACGCTTATACATATCTAATCAAAAAGCATGAAATAGATACTGTTCTATTAGTTGACGGAGGAACCGACAGTTTGATGTTTGGAGATGAAGACGGCTTAGGAACACCACAAGAAGATGTTTGTTCAATGGCAGCGGTTTACAGAAGTGGAATAAAAAAGCAATTTCTTTTAAGTGTTGGATTTGGAATTGACCATTTTCATGGAGTTTCTCATTTCAGATTTTTAGAGAATGTTGCTCAACTAGCGAAAGAAGGAGGATACTTGGGGATGTTCCAGCTCACAAAAGAAATGGAAGAGGCCCATAAATATATCGAAGCTGTTAGATTCGCAAATGAAAAGATGAGTGGAAAAGAAAGTATCGTTTCAAATTCAATCGTAAGTGCATTAGAAGGTGAGTATGGAAATCAGCATCGAACAATAAGGACCACGGGAAGCGAATTATGGATAAATCCTTTGATGACAATTTATTGGTGTTTCGATTTAAGAAAAGTAATTAGAAAAATAAAATACTATGATAAGATCAAAGATGTAAATACGATTGGAGAATTCAATGGAAAACTTTCTGAATACCGAAATGAATTGAGTGAATTAAGGGATAAAAAACAAATACCAATTTGA
- a CDS encoding NACHT domain-containing protein yields MNPTEISSLLKEICESLNCPIWLTGNLYWFLIVGLLCGSLKVSWSVVQKIALWRNRKILNRDLHPYYTPGDVDNATRYFIATKYQKVSPSEDEEPGRKHIASAKEKLIPLFLKKAFQSKEDAKYYLILADTGMGKSTFLINLYLAYKNQWHSPLAVPKFRIKLLPLGQPEIVKRISEISDKEHTILLLDAFDEDVEAIKDYRARLNELLAHANPFRIIVLTCRTQFFPSQKEEPHETGYFSAGEHGEYKFQKLYISIFDNKDITKYLHKRFNVLHVKERKLAKKIVIQSSTLLVRPMLLSHIKELVVSEQSYEFSFQVYAELIERWLVRESRKPGIRQKYGSESRFKEILHDFSLKLATNLYSNRDERGGYFISNDEPFQEDVLSLSDIESEYISLTEQVGKTQSLLNRNAAGEYKFAHKSILEFFLAKKFAKDQEFALEFNFTGMDTALRFCKEMLLEDLRNTDGEYTGATSHKLNKLSQLDLPQLDSVSTIQINTFSSINLARLRVIPKLHQITILNKSTPILYHLYYSLYLHVPQDLQSLHDSFKMKELREHIDLRDLRHFLESLGMKELRKRLEFQTPQQLQVIKELVESLDPQEITDIEQSRAVIHESLIRRDGEVIEQLQIANEFVRELCLLETRLPNHVIYY; encoded by the coding sequence ATGAACCCCACAGAAATCTCTTCGCTACTCAAAGAGATTTGTGAATCATTAAATTGCCCAATTTGGCTAACAGGTAATCTCTACTGGTTTTTGATAGTGGGATTGCTTTGTGGTTCGTTAAAAGTTTCCTGGAGCGTTGTCCAGAAAATAGCGCTTTGGCGTAATCGGAAAATTCTCAATCGGGATTTACATCCTTACTATACGCCTGGTGATGTAGATAATGCCACACGTTACTTCATTGCGACAAAGTACCAGAAAGTATCACCTTCAGAAGATGAAGAACCCGGCAGAAAACACATTGCATCTGCCAAAGAAAAGTTGATCCCACTCTTCCTAAAAAAGGCTTTTCAAAGTAAGGAAGATGCAAAGTACTACTTGATCCTGGCCGACACAGGTATGGGAAAAAGTACATTTCTAATCAATCTTTACTTGGCTTATAAAAACCAGTGGCACAGCCCTCTTGCTGTTCCAAAATTCAGAATCAAACTCTTGCCTTTAGGGCAACCAGAGATAGTAAAAAGGATCAGTGAAATTTCTGACAAGGAACACACTATTCTACTACTAGACGCTTTTGACGAAGACGTAGAAGCTATCAAAGATTATAGGGCAAGATTAAATGAATTGCTGGCGCATGCAAATCCATTCCGCATCATCGTGCTCACGTGCCGGACGCAGTTTTTCCCGTCTCAAAAAGAAGAACCCCACGAAACAGGTTACTTCTCGGCAGGGGAACATGGAGAGTACAAGTTTCAAAAGCTATATATATCGATTTTCGACAACAAAGACATCACTAAATATCTACACAAGCGCTTCAATGTTTTGCATGTTAAGGAGCGAAAGCTTGCAAAAAAGATTGTAATTCAAAGCTCTACTTTGTTGGTACGCCCCATGTTGCTTAGCCATATCAAAGAGCTTGTAGTTTCGGAACAGAGCTACGAATTTTCATTTCAAGTTTACGCGGAATTGATTGAGCGGTGGCTGGTACGCGAGTCCAGAAAACCAGGCATACGTCAAAAATATGGGAGTGAAAGTAGATTCAAAGAGATACTGCACGACTTTTCATTAAAATTGGCAACAAATCTCTACTCGAATCGGGATGAAAGAGGCGGGTATTTCATTAGCAATGATGAGCCTTTTCAAGAAGATGTCCTAAGCCTATCCGATATAGAAAGTGAGTACATAAGTCTAACAGAACAAGTAGGAAAGACGCAATCGCTTCTTAATCGCAATGCCGCAGGAGAGTATAAGTTCGCCCACAAATCTATCCTTGAGTTCTTCCTGGCAAAGAAATTCGCTAAAGATCAGGAATTTGCATTAGAATTCAACTTTACAGGAATGGATACGGCACTGCGTTTTTGTAAGGAAATGCTATTAGAAGATTTAAGGAATACAGACGGAGAATATACAGGAGCAACAAGTCATAAACTCAACAAGCTGTCGCAATTAGACTTGCCCCAACTAGACAGCGTTTCTACAATACAGATAAACACGTTTTCCAGCATCAATCTGGCAAGGTTAAGAGTCATCCCCAAACTACACCAAATAACCATCCTAAATAAGTCGACACCGATTTTGTATCACTTATATTATTCACTCTATTTACATGTTCCTCAAGACCTACAATCCCTGCATGATTCTTTTAAGATGAAGGAATTAAGAGAGCACATAGATCTTCGTGATTTGCGACATTTCTTAGAATCGCTTGGGATGAAAGAACTGCGAAAACGATTGGAGTTTCAAACACCGCAACAATTACAAGTCATCAAAGAGCTAGTAGAATCGCTAGATCCACAAGAAATTACGGATATAGAGCAGTCAAGAGCGGTAATACATGAATCATTGATCAGGAGAGATGGTGAAGTAATCGAGCAATTGCAAATAGCAAATGAATTCGTCAGAGAACTCTGTTTGCTAGAAACCAGATTGCCAAACCATGTAATCTATTATTAG
- a CDS encoding glycoside hydrolase family 3 N-terminal domain-containing protein: MKKTFFLLILSALSFCTAQAQSARPPYLTDTPSRWVDSVFNSLTPDERIAQLIMVAAYSNRDEAHAQEIEKLVTEQKIGGLVFFQGGPVRQAALTNRYQAKADVPLLVAIDGEWGLGMRLDSTIRFPYQMTLGALADDSLIYQMGREVAREARRMGIHVNFAPVADVNNNPNNPVINYRSFGSDRENVAQKSIAYMRGMQDGGLLTTAKHFPGHGDTGTDSHYALPVITHDRQRLDSLELYPFRKLIDAGLSGMMVAHLSIPQLDSTKDLASTLSKPIVTDLLREELGFDGLIYTDAMNMKAVADHYPPGVADAMALYAGNDLLEFTQDVPKAIAEVKKLIRQGKIRQRDLDARCKKVLAAKEWLGLNRYQPVVLDSLVHDLNPGAAQLLNQRLFESAVTTLRNADRLLPLQRLDTLRIATVSIGSDTVTAFQKMLDNYTGMSHYTLPVKPSQADIDRLKTILPAFNLVILGVHVPSVRPTRNYQITPELQAAVEALTGVSQTVVCYFGNAYTLPQFRLEPAQALLLTYQDHPLAEEAAAQAVFGGIATNGRLPVPVGDQFSLKEGLRLESLNRFHYTLPEAVGIDSEYLTRRIDSLVHLAIDSGATPGAEVLLAKDGNVFFRKSYGYHTYDEKIPVQDDDIYDFASVTKISASLPALMRMTDEGKFDVDKTPADYFSEYRRSNKKDITFREILAHQGRLTAWVPFWKSLVRRNGKLKNTLKKDGSLKSRYFSADSSDKYPVRITDDLYLHKKYRKRIYRSIRDTPLLSETKYVYSDLSYYLYPILTECLEGQQFEDYLKQKFYQPLGATTLTYNAYRHFPMDRIVPTEYDSLFRHTQIQGTVHDEGAALLSGLSGHAGLFGSANDLAKLMQMYLNGGTYGGRRYLNEATLKEFARCQFCDQGNRRAIGFDKQSLHPSMNGPAPLSASMDSFGHSGFTGTFTWADPTNGLLYVFFSNRVYPTRENPKLSNMNIRTGVMQIAYEALEREKMSMVEE; encoded by the coding sequence TTGAAAAAGACTTTTTTTCTCCTGATCCTGAGCGCCCTGTCCTTTTGCACCGCCCAGGCCCAATCTGCCCGTCCGCCGTACCTGACCGACACGCCCTCGCGCTGGGTCGATTCGGTGTTCAACAGCCTCACCCCCGACGAGCGCATCGCGCAATTGATTATGGTGGCGGCGTACTCGAACCGCGATGAGGCGCATGCGCAGGAGATTGAAAAGCTGGTTACCGAGCAGAAGATCGGCGGGCTGGTCTTTTTCCAGGGAGGTCCGGTGCGGCAGGCGGCCCTGACGAACCGCTACCAGGCGAAGGCCGACGTGCCGCTGCTGGTCGCCATCGACGGGGAATGGGGTCTCGGAATGCGCCTGGACAGCACGATCCGCTTTCCGTACCAGATGACGCTCGGCGCACTGGCCGACGACAGCCTGATTTACCAGATGGGGCGGGAAGTGGCCCGCGAAGCACGGCGCATGGGCATCCACGTCAACTTTGCGCCCGTCGCCGACGTGAACAACAACCCCAACAACCCGGTGATCAACTACCGTTCGTTCGGCTCCGACCGCGAAAACGTAGCGCAGAAAAGCATTGCATACATGCGCGGAATGCAGGACGGCGGGCTGCTGACCACGGCCAAGCACTTCCCCGGCCACGGCGACACGGGTACCGACTCGCACTACGCCCTGCCCGTCATCACCCACGACCGCCAGCGGCTCGATTCCCTCGAACTGTATCCGTTCCGGAAACTGATCGACGCCGGCCTGAGCGGCATGATGGTGGCGCACCTCAGCATTCCGCAGCTCGACTCGACGAAAGACCTCGCCTCGACCCTCTCGAAACCCATCGTGACCGATCTGTTGCGCGAGGAATTGGGATTCGACGGGCTGATCTACACCGACGCGATGAACATGAAGGCGGTGGCCGACCACTACCCGCCCGGCGTGGCCGACGCGATGGCGCTCTACGCGGGCAACGACCTGCTGGAGTTCACGCAGGATGTGCCCAAGGCCATTGCCGAGGTCAAGAAGCTGATTCGGCAGGGGAAAATCCGCCAGCGCGACCTGGACGCTCGCTGTAAAAAAGTGCTGGCTGCGAAGGAGTGGCTCGGCCTGAACCGCTACCAGCCCGTGGTGCTCGACAGTCTGGTGCACGACCTGAACCCCGGCGCCGCCCAGCTCCTCAACCAGCGGCTGTTCGAAAGCGCGGTCACCACCCTGCGCAACGCCGATCGGCTGTTGCCCCTGCAACGCCTCGATACGCTGCGCATCGCCACGGTATCCATCGGTTCCGACACGGTGACGGCGTTTCAGAAAATGCTCGACAATTACACGGGCATGTCGCACTACACCCTGCCGGTGAAGCCTTCACAGGCCGACATCGACCGCCTGAAAACCATTCTGCCTGCCTTCAACCTCGTGATTCTGGGGGTACACGTACCGAGCGTCCGCCCGACGCGCAACTACCAGATTACGCCGGAACTGCAAGCCGCCGTCGAGGCCCTGACCGGGGTCAGCCAAACGGTGGTCTGTTACTTCGGGAATGCCTACACCCTGCCGCAATTTCGGCTGGAACCCGCGCAGGCGCTGTTGCTGACCTACCAGGACCATCCGCTGGCGGAAGAAGCCGCCGCGCAGGCCGTATTCGGGGGCATTGCGACCAACGGACGCCTGCCCGTCCCGGTCGGCGACCAGTTTTCGCTGAAAGAAGGGTTACGCCTGGAAAGCCTCAACCGTTTCCACTACACCCTGCCCGAAGCAGTGGGCATCGACTCCGAGTACCTGACGCGCCGCATCGACTCGCTCGTCCACCTCGCCATCGATTCGGGGGCCACACCGGGGGCGGAAGTGCTGCTGGCCAAAGACGGGAACGTGTTTTTCCGGAAGTCGTACGGCTACCACACCTACGACGAAAAGATTCCGGTGCAGGACGACGACATCTACGATTTTGCGTCGGTGACCAAGATCAGCGCCTCGCTGCCTGCCCTGATGCGGATGACCGACGAGGGCAAATTCGACGTGGACAAGACCCCCGCCGACTACTTCAGCGAGTACCGCCGCTCGAACAAAAAGGACATCACCTTTCGGGAGATTCTGGCCCACCAGGGACGCCTCACGGCCTGGGTACCCTTCTGGAAAAGTCTGGTGCGGCGCAACGGCAAGCTTAAGAACACGCTCAAAAAAGACGGTTCCCTCAAATCGCGTTACTTCTCGGCCGACTCGTCCGACAAATATCCCGTCCGCATCACCGACGACCTCTACCTGCACAAAAAGTACCGCAAGCGCATCTACCGGTCGATTCGCGACACGCCCCTTCTGTCCGAAACCAAGTACGTCTACAGCGACCTGTCTTACTACCTCTACCCGATTCTGACCGAGTGTCTGGAAGGGCAGCAATTTGAGGATTACCTGAAACAGAAATTTTACCAACCGCTGGGCGCGACCACGCTGACTTACAACGCCTACCGTCACTTTCCGATGGACCGCATCGTGCCGACCGAATACGATTCCCTGTTCCGCCACACGCAGATTCAGGGGACAGTGCACGACGAAGGGGCCGCGCTGCTGTCGGGCCTCTCGGGACACGCCGGGCTGTTCGGCAGCGCCAACGACCTCGCCAAACTGATGCAGATGTACCTGAACGGCGGTACCTACGGCGGCCGACGTTACCTGAATGAAGCGACCCTCAAGGAATTTGCCCGGTGCCAGTTCTGCGACCAGGGGAACCGCCGCGCCATCGGGTTCGACAAGCAAAGCCTCCATCCGTCGATGAACGGCCCTGCCCCGCTGAGCGCCAGCATGGACAGCTTCGGCCACTCGGGCTTTACCGGCACGTTCACCTGGGCCGACCCGACCAACGGCCTCCTCTACGTCTTCTTCTCCAACCGGGTCTACCCCACCCGCGAGAACCCGAAACTCAGTAACATGAACATCCGCACGGGCGTGATGCAAATCGCCTACGAGGCGCTGGAACGCGAAAAAATGAGCATGGTGGAGGAATAA
- a CDS encoding alpha-amylase family glycosyl hydrolase: protein MIDLNEVGAHPQQDAHGQWQIRFGIYLPHITYAKGYGVKVRIIHAYDQFVRGIEPKDVWMNWQNGSAYDRWEVTVPLTVDLQSRFGQPGEYLYRFQLFRHAQEVTFWFADPFGRASGFGTLSSVTVDPAAVPFAWTDHAYQTPEVDRMVVYEVNVREFNRDFDGLVMQLDYLWDLGVNVLELMPISNVKEDVEWGYTPLGYFAPDERLGGPVGLKQLVDACHGRGMAVILDAVYAHAHPEFPYNLVYSTTGEPNPMMGVFEGEFFGNDKPGTDYRKTFTRDYFFALNRYYLAEYHVDGFRYDYVPGMYDGFLGQGYADLVYRTYQYSRQIPRFQADGRSRILQCAEHLPDPRQILAKTYSNAAWQNELLEAARGHRIDERLAHLLDPELVGYPSAYRNDMTGDTFPVAPFQYVESHDHERFLNTFGTLPQQDLLNESYGDRARFYQTQPYIIALYTGKGIPMLWQGQEFGENWGVPGDGIGRNLFERPLHWEYFYDAPGKALVRLYRKLGQLRRELPALSSRSYFYYYNNADHLHNQIIAYRRGVDDQGAGSVMIALNFSDQARQVWLPFPAVGTWTEQLEGTHPPLQVTHPDQWLPFSVPSHYGVVFRIA, encoded by the coding sequence ATGATTGACCTGAACGAAGTGGGGGCGCACCCCCAGCAAGACGCCCACGGCCAGTGGCAGATCCGGTTCGGGATCTACCTGCCCCACATCACCTATGCCAAAGGATACGGAGTGAAAGTGCGCATCATCCACGCCTACGACCAGTTTGTGCGCGGCATCGAGCCGAAAGATGTTTGGATGAACTGGCAGAACGGGTCCGCCTACGACCGCTGGGAGGTGACCGTCCCGCTTACGGTCGACCTGCAAAGCCGTTTCGGGCAGCCGGGAGAGTACCTGTATCGCTTTCAACTGTTTCGCCACGCGCAGGAGGTGACCTTCTGGTTCGCCGATCCGTTCGGGCGGGCGTCGGGTTTCGGGACGCTTTCGTCCGTGACGGTCGATCCGGCCGCGGTGCCTTTCGCCTGGACCGACCACGCCTATCAAACCCCGGAGGTAGACCGGATGGTGGTCTACGAAGTCAACGTGCGGGAGTTCAACCGCGATTTCGACGGGCTCGTCATGCAGCTGGATTACCTGTGGGACCTGGGCGTAAATGTGCTGGAGCTGATGCCGATCAGCAACGTGAAAGAAGACGTCGAGTGGGGCTACACCCCGCTGGGGTACTTTGCGCCGGACGAGCGGCTGGGCGGCCCTGTCGGCCTGAAGCAACTGGTCGATGCCTGCCACGGGCGGGGCATGGCGGTGATCCTCGATGCCGTCTATGCCCACGCACATCCGGAGTTTCCCTACAACCTGGTGTACAGCACCACGGGCGAACCCAACCCCATGATGGGCGTGTTCGAAGGCGAATTTTTCGGGAACGACAAGCCCGGGACCGACTACCGGAAGACCTTCACACGCGATTACTTCTTCGCCCTCAACCGGTATTACCTGGCCGAATACCACGTCGATGGGTTTCGCTACGACTACGTGCCGGGCATGTACGACGGCTTTTTGGGGCAGGGCTACGCCGACCTGGTGTACCGGACGTACCAGTACTCGCGGCAAATTCCCCGCTTCCAGGCCGATGGGCGCAGCCGTATTCTCCAGTGTGCTGAGCATTTGCCCGACCCGCGGCAGATTCTGGCCAAGACCTACTCGAATGCAGCCTGGCAGAACGAACTGCTGGAGGCGGCCCGCGGCCACCGCATCGACGAGCGGCTGGCGCACCTGCTCGATCCTGAACTGGTCGGCTATCCGAGCGCATACCGGAACGACATGACCGGCGACACGTTTCCGGTGGCGCCGTTTCAGTACGTCGAGTCGCACGATCACGAACGCTTTCTCAATACGTTCGGCACGTTACCCCAGCAGGACCTGCTCAACGAATCGTACGGCGATCGTGCCCGTTTCTACCAAACGCAGCCGTACATCATTGCGCTGTATACGGGCAAGGGGATTCCGATGCTCTGGCAAGGGCAGGAATTCGGTGAAAATTGGGGCGTACCGGGAGACGGCATCGGGCGCAATCTGTTCGAGCGTCCGCTGCACTGGGAGTATTTCTACGACGCGCCCGGCAAAGCCCTCGTGCGTCTGTACCGCAAGCTGGGGCAATTGCGGCGCGAACTGCCCGCCCTGAGTAGCCGCAGCTACTTTTATTATTACAACAATGCCGATCATCTGCACAACCAAATCATCGCCTACCGCCGCGGCGTCGACGACCAGGGCGCCGGTAGCGTGATGATAGCGCTGAACTTTTCGGACCAGGCGCGTCAGGTGTGGCTGCCGTTTCCGGCCGTCGGGACGTGGACCGAACAACTGGAGGGCACGCATCCGCCACTTCAGGTAACCCATCCCGACCAGTGGCTGCCGTTCAGCGTACCTAGCCACTACGGCGTGGTGTTCCGGATCGCCTGA
- a CDS encoding GrpB family protein has protein sequence MLRIRSAPFKRRMLIKKYTSHWVQHFAELKRELDKGLKGLEYQIEHVGSTSIPELDSKPIIDIDVVHKTTMEFEGIKSKLIGIGYYHNGNQGIENREVFKRNGRLLNSILDSISHHLYVCPSNSEALERHVLMRNYLRKNDLARIKYQEMKYQLAEKANQDKKLYAELKELHVNAFINEIIEIEKRMYNNSYK, from the coding sequence GTGTTACGCATACGTAGTGCGCCATTTAAGAGACGAATGTTAATAAAAAAATATACATCACATTGGGTTCAACATTTTGCGGAATTAAAACGTGAACTTGACAAGGGACTAAAGGGGCTTGAATACCAAATCGAACACGTTGGAAGTACATCAATCCCCGAATTGGACTCAAAACCAATTATTGATATTGACGTTGTCCACAAAACGACAATGGAATTTGAAGGAATTAAATCTAAACTAATTGGAATCGGTTATTATCATAACGGAAATCAAGGAATTGAAAATCGAGAAGTATTTAAGCGAAATGGGCGCTTGTTGAACAGTATTTTGGACTCAATTTCACATCATCTTTATGTTTGTCCATCTAACAGCGAAGCATTGGAAAGACATGTTCTAATGCGGAATTATTTGAGAAAAAATGATTTGGCTAGAATAAAATATCAGGAAATGAAATACCAATTGGCTGAAAAAGCAAATCAGGATAAAAAACTATATGCGGAGTTAAAAGAGTTGCATGTCAATGCATTTATCAACGAAATAATAGAAATAGAAAAACGAATGTACAACAATAGCTATAAGTAA
- a CDS encoding GDSL-type esterase/lipase family protein has product MKSVYLVLLGLLSSGLWAQSLTLTQPVRLLALGDSYTIGESVAEEARWPHQLADSLKAAGVTVEYRRIIAKTGWRTDQLRDAVAGQGLDEAGYNLVGLLIGVNNQYQGRSVDTYAQEFRQLLDSALAYVGGRKERVFVVSIPDYAYTPFGQTRNPSKISAELDGFNAVNRQIAAEYGVTRFDITPLSREGLQRPELVAADGLHPSGVQYQEWVHLMMETFRSVISSSPVREPRGFLLYPNPFHKTLYWQSDRVLPGGTLSLYAADGQPVWQHPLQPVLSVQSLPAGVYAGLVRNHRQELIYRTTLVVR; this is encoded by the coding sequence ATGAAATCAGTTTACCTCGTTCTGTTGGGCCTGCTTTCGTCGGGCCTCTGGGCGCAGTCGCTTACGTTGACGCAACCGGTGCGGCTGCTGGCACTGGGCGATAGTTACACGATTGGTGAGAGCGTGGCGGAAGAGGCGCGATGGCCCCACCAGCTGGCCGATTCGCTGAAGGCGGCCGGCGTAACGGTCGAGTACCGGCGGATCATTGCCAAGACGGGCTGGCGCACCGACCAACTGCGCGACGCGGTGGCGGGTCAGGGACTGGACGAAGCCGGCTACAACCTGGTAGGGCTGCTGATCGGCGTCAACAACCAGTACCAGGGGCGGTCCGTCGACACCTACGCGCAGGAGTTTCGGCAGTTGCTGGATTCGGCGCTGGCCTACGTCGGCGGACGGAAGGAGCGCGTGTTTGTCGTGTCGATTCCCGATTACGCCTACACGCCGTTTGGGCAGACGCGGAATCCGTCGAAAATCTCCGCCGAACTGGATGGCTTCAACGCCGTGAACCGGCAGATTGCGGCCGAGTACGGAGTGACTCGCTTCGACATTACGCCCCTCTCGCGCGAAGGGCTGCAACGCCCCGAGCTGGTGGCGGCAGATGGGTTACATCCGTCGGGCGTGCAGTATCAGGAATGGGTCCACCTGATGATGGAGACGTTTCGGAGCGTGATTTCTTCTTCGCCCGTCCGCGAACCGCGGGGTTTTCTGCTGTACCCGAATCCGTTTCATAAAACCTTGTACTGGCAAAGTGATCGGGTGTTGCCGGGCGGGACGCTGTCGCTCTACGCAGCGGACGGGCAACCGGTGTGGCAGCATCCGCTTCAGCCGGTGTTGTCGGTGCAGTCGCTGCCGGCGGGCGTGTACGCGGGACTGGTACGCAACCACCGCCAGGAACTGATCTACCGCACCACGCTGGTCGTTCGGTAA
- a CDS encoding DUF6252 family protein, giving the protein MSRFPSCIVLLSLLLFSGCDWFKKEPSPKEELPAATQEGRHSFGVLLNGEVWQPKGSSGRFGQGNLIASYQFDGTFNISAYRREGENESALSIYSDSIYSEGVYRLNNPSRQSVSYLPMDCSYDQDSTVYHEGKLTITRFDLEAKVIAGTFEFVLARPGCDTIRGTQGRFDIRLF; this is encoded by the coding sequence ATGTCTCGCTTTCCCTCTTGTATCGTGCTACTAAGTCTGCTCCTGTTCAGCGGGTGCGATTGGTTTAAAAAGGAACCTTCTCCGAAAGAAGAACTGCCCGCTGCCACGCAAGAAGGCCGTCACAGTTTCGGCGTCTTGCTCAATGGCGAAGTGTGGCAACCTAAAGGCTCTTCTGGCCGATTTGGTCAAGGTAATCTTATTGCCTCGTACCAATTTGATGGTACTTTTAATATAAGCGCTTATCGAAGGGAAGGTGAAAACGAGTCCGCTTTATCGATTTATTCAGACAGTATCTATTCTGAAGGTGTTTACCGGTTGAATAATCCATCTCGTCAGTCAGTAAGCTATTTACCTATGGATTGTTCGTATGATCAGGATAGTACTGTCTATCACGAAGGTAAGTTAACCATCACTCGCTTCGATTTGGAAGCCAAAGTGATCGCCGGAACCTTCGAGTTTGTATTAGCCCGTCCGGGCTGTGATACGATTCGTGGTACCCAGGGTCGTTTCGATATACGCCTTTTCTGA
- a CDS encoding DUF5694 domain-containing protein, with protein sequence MWQGYIGAALISVFKNRDYKIHSNIVTKQLKKDAERISIIIGVGHIDSLKSIFRDDSACELVDANTYLK encoded by the coding sequence CTGTGGCAGGGCTACATCGGCGCAGCGCTGATTTCGGTCTTCAAAAACCGAGACTATAAAATCCACTCGAACATCGTAACCAAGCAACTGAAAAAAGACGCGGAGCGGATTTCGATTATCATCGGGGTGGGCCACATCGACTCCTTAAAAAGCATTTTTAGAGATGACTCGGCCTGCGAACTCGTCGATGCCAATACCTATTTGAAATAA
- a CDS encoding P-II family nitrogen regulator, which translates to MKKIDATIRSSKFDDVKEALHRIDIDYFTFFEVKGVGKEKTPGGFYRGAYYDMGSIPRLMLEIVVPAEKVDAVVDCILRAARTGEVGDGKIFIYDVEQTVRIRTGELDEAAL; encoded by the coding sequence ATGAAAAAAATTGATGCCACCATCCGGTCTTCCAAATTTGATGACGTCAAAGAAGCACTCCACCGCATCGACATCGACTACTTTACCTTCTTTGAGGTGAAAGGGGTGGGGAAAGAGAAAACGCCCGGCGGTTTTTACCGGGGTGCGTACTACGACATGGGCTCGATTCCGCGGCTGATGCTGGAAATCGTGGTGCCGGCCGAAAAAGTAGACGCGGTGGTGGATTGTATCCTGAGAGCCGCCCGTACCGGCGAAGTCGGCGACGGCAAAATCTTCATCTACGACGTTGAGCAAACGGTGCGCATCCGTACCGGCGAACTCGACGAAGCGGCGCTGTAA